One part of the Vanessa atalanta chromosome 4, ilVanAtal1.2, whole genome shotgun sequence genome encodes these proteins:
- the LOC125077886 gene encoding probable transaldolase, with the protein MSSEPQAKRTKMSALDQLKQFSTVVADTGDFEAMKAYKPTDATTNPSLILSAAGMEQYQHLLDKAIKYGKDCGGSIDEQLGETLDMLSVLFGCEILKIIPGRVSVEVDARLSFDKDASMAKAIKLITMFAEHGIKKERILIKLASTWEGIQAAKELEKKHGIHCNLTLLFSLYQAIACAEANVTLISPFVGRILDWYVEHTKNTYEAKDDPGVVSVTRVFNYYKKFGYKTQVMGASFRNTGEIRELAGCDLLTISPKLLQELANSEQPLKKALDAKVAAQCDIEKISLTESQFRWHLNEDQMATDKLSEGIRKFAADTRKLESLIKSLLAKK; encoded by the exons ATGAGTAGTGAACCTCAAGCAAAACGTACCAAAATGAGTGCATTAGATCAACTTAAACAATTTTCGACTGTTGTGGCTGATACAGGCGATTTTGAAG CTATGAAAGCCTATAAGCCCACTGATGCTACCACAAACCCAAGTCTCATTTTGTCTGCTGCTGGTATGGAACAATATCAGCATTTGCTTGATAAAGCTATTAAATATGGCAAGGACTGTGGAGG ATCAATCGATGAACAGCTAGGTGAAACATTAGATATGTTAAGTGTTTTATTTGGATgtgaaatacttaaaattattcctGGAAGAGTATCAGTTGAGGTTGATGCCag GTTGTCCTTTGATAAGGATGCTAGCATGGCCAAAGCGATCAAGTTAATTACAATGTTTGCAGAACATGGCATAAAAAAGGAAAGAATTCTGATCAAGCTGGCATCAACTTGGGAAGGAATTCAGGCTGCCaa AGAACTTGAGAAAAAACATGGAATTCATTGTAATTTGACCTTGCTGTTTTCTTTATACCAAGCAATTGCCTGTGCTGAGGCTAATGTGACATTGATATCGCCATTTGTTGGAAGAATCTTGGATTG GTATGTTGAACATACAAAGAACACATATGAGGCAAAGGATGATCCAGGTGTAGTATCTGTTACTCGTGTCTTTAATTACTACAAGAAGTTTGGTTACAAGACTCAAGTAATGGGTGCTTCTTTCCGTAACACTGGTGAAATAAGGGAACTGGCTGGTTGCGACTTACTTACAATTAGTCCTAAACTTTTACAAGAGCTAGCCAATAGTGAACAACCTCTTAAAAAG GCTCTAGACGCCAAAGTCGCTGCTCAATGCGACATTGAAAAGATATCTTTGACTGAATCTCAATTCCGTTGGCATCTGAACGAAGATCAAATGGCTACTGATAAACTGTCCGAAGGTATCAGGAAGTTTGCTGCAGATACCAGAAAGTTGGAGTCACTCATTAAATCATTGCTGGCAAAGAAGTGA
- the LOC125077592 gene encoding heat shock 70 kDa protein 4L isoform X4: MAAMSVIGIDFGNESCYIAVAKAGGIETITNDYSLRGTPSCVAFSPKNRILGVAAKNQMVTNMKNTVFGFKRLLGRKYSDPHVQKELKHFPFKVEQRTDGGIGIRVNYLGEDNVFSPEQITAMLFTKLKDVAATALQTQVNDCVISVPSYFTNAERNALLDAATIAGLNVLRLMNETSATALAYGIYKQDLPAPEEKPRNVVFVDFGHSSLQVAACAFNKGKLRVLATSTDPFCGGRDIDMALAEYFCQDFMTRYKLDARKNQRAFLRLLQEVEKIKKQMSANSTRLPLNIECFMEERDVTGEMQRPQMEQICTETFNRVERTLRGILHNAKLRPEDINSVEIVGGSTRIPAVKNLIEQVFGKQASTTLNQDEAVSRGCALQCAMLSPAVRVREFNVTDAQPYAVRLAWDAARGEDGDMEVFPAFHAAPFSKMLTFYRKEPFSVSAYYSDQVPYPDSFIGQWNIRDVQATAEGESQKVKLKVRVNIHGIVTVASASLVEKKQDSSQNENVEMENSNENAQGTQDAPMETNGGSQEQQQQQQQNGPDNQEDKSKDKSKKVLVKTIELPIDARTHGYAQHDLNSYMEQEGKMQAQDRQEKERADARNALEEYVYELRGKLSEGEVLHDFVAEDQRQRLVNQLDALEQWLYDEGEDQNRQVYSDKLGELRTEGEPIKQRRLEFELRPGALDDYALAIQLTNKAVDLYRSGDAKYAHLTEADIQKVVDAAKNALAWLENARQALAHAPRHLPPPHTTHQIRQERQTFENTVNPILNKLKPKEKTPPPANPTAGDGQTTDAPSQEQMDVE, from the exons ATGGCCGCAATGTCAGTCATAGGTATTGATTTCGGAAATGAATCGTGTTATATTGCTGTTGCAAAAGCAGGTGGCATTGAGACAATAACTAACGATTACAGTCTAAGGGGTACACC ATCATGTGTGGCGTTTTCACCAAAGAACCGAATATTAGGTGTAGCAGCCAAAAACCAAATGGTAACAAACATGAAAAATACTGTGTTTGGTTTTAAAAGACTCTTAGGTAGGAAATATTCGGATCCACATGTGCAAAAAGAGCTTAAACACTTCCCATTCAAGGTTGAACAGCGAACTGATGGTGGAATTGGTATTAGGGTCAACTATCTTGGGGAAGATAATGTATTTAGCCCAGAGCAG attACAGCAATGCTGTTCACAAAATTGAAAGACGTAGCTGCTACTGCACTACAAACTCAGGTTAATGATTGTGTCATATCAGTACCTAGTTACTTTACTAATGCAGAAAGGAATGCTCTATTAGATGCCGCTACAATTGCAG gtCTCAATGTATTACGTCTTATGAATGAGACATCAGCAACTGCACTTGCCTATGGTATTTACAAACAAGATTTACCTGCACCTGAAGAAAAACCTCGAAATGTTGTTTTTGTTGACTTTGGTCACAGTTCCCTTCag GTTGCAGCCTGTGCTTTTAATAAGGGTAAATTAAGGGTGCTGGCCACCTCAACAGACCCCTTCTGTGGTGGTAGAGATATTGACATGGCATTAGCTGAATATTTCTGCCAAGATTTTATGACTAGATATAAACTTGATGCCAGGAAAAATCAAAG AGCTTTCCTTCGGTTGTTGCAAGaagtagaaaaaataaagaaacaaatgtCTGCAAATAGCACTCGTTTGCCTTTGAACATTGAATGCTTTATGGAGGAACGTGATGTTACTGGAGAAATGCAGCGTCCTCAAATGGAACAAATATGTACTGAGACTTTTAATAGAGTGGAAAGGACATTGAGAGGCATATTGCATAATGcta aattgAGACCTGAAGATATAAACTCAGTAGAAATAGTAGGAGGTTCTACAAGGATTCCTGCAGTTAAAAATTTGATTGAACAAGTATTTGGCAAGCAAGCATCAACAACACTGAACCAA GATGAAGCTGTATCACGTGGTTGCGCATTACAATGCGCGATGTTGAGCCCCGCGGTTCGGGTGCGTGAGTTCAACGTCACTGACGCTCAACCCTACGCCGTGCGTCTCGCTTGGGACGCTGCACGAGGGGAAGATGGCGACATGGAA gTTTTTCCAGCATTCCATGCTGCACCGTTTTCAAAGATGCTTACTTTCTATAGAAAAGAGCCATTTTCAGTTAGTGCTTACTACTCCGATCAAGTGCCCTATCCTGATTCTTTTATTG GACAATGGAACATTAGAGATGTTCAAGCAACAGCTGAAGGAGAGTCACAAAAAGTGAAACTCAAAGTACGAGTAAACATTCACGGTATTGTCACGGTTGCTTCTGCATCTTTAGTGGAGAAAAAACAAGATTCTTctcaaaatgaaaatgttgaGATGGAAAATTCCAATGAAAACGCACAGGGCACCCAAGATGCCCCAATGGAGACAAATGGTGGTTCCCAggaacaacaacaacaacaacaacaaaacggGCCTGATAACCAAGAG GATAAATCGAAAGATAAATCCAAGAAGGTTCTTGTGAAAACGATTGAATTGCCTATCGATGCACGAACACATGGATATGCTCAACATGACCTGAACAGTTACATGGAACAAGAG GGTAAAATGCAAGCCCAAGATCGTCAAGAAAAAGAACGTGCGGACGCCCGTAACGCACTTGAAGAGTATGTTTATGAGCTTCGTGGAAAACTGTCGGAGGGTGAAGTTCTTCATGATTTTGTTGCTGAAGATCAACGTCAACGACTTGTCAACCAACTTGATGCACTGGAACAGTGGCTGTATGATGAAGGAGAGGATCAAAACCGACag GTATACAGTGACAAATTGGGGGAATTGCGAACGGAAGGGGAGCCCATAAAACAACGGCGACTTGAATTTGAACTTCGTCCCGGAGCTCTTGACGATTATGCTCTCGCTATTCAATTAACTAACAAGGCGGTTGATTTGTACAG ATCGGGCGATGCGAAGTACGCGCACTTAACCGAAGCCGACATTCAGAAGGTCGTGGATGCTGCTAAGAACGCGCTGGCGTGGCTGGAGAACGCCCGACAGGCACTGGCCCACGCGCCCCGACACCTGCCTCCGCCACACACCACCCACCAGATACGGCAGGAGAGACAG aCTTTCGAAAATACGGTAAACCCTATTTTGAACAAACTTAAGCCTAAGGAGAAGACTCCACCACCAGCTAATCCCACCGCGGGCGACGGCCAGACAACCGACGCACCATCGCAGGAACAAATGGATGTCGAATGa
- the LOC125077592 gene encoding 97 kDa heat shock protein isoform X2, giving the protein MAAMSVIGIDFGNESCYIAVAKAGGIETITNDYSLRGTPSCVAFSPKNRILGVAAKNQMVTNMKNTVFGFKRLLGRKYSDPHVQKELKHFPFKVEQRTDGGIGIRVNYLGEDNVFSPEQITAMLFTKLKDVAATALQTQVNDCVISVPSYFTNAERNALLDAATIAGLNVLRLMNETSATALAYGIYKQDLPAPEEKPRNVVFVDFGHSSLQVAACAFNKGKLRVLATSTDPFCGGRDIDMALAEYFCQDFMTRYKLDARKNQRAFLRLLQEVEKIKKQMSANSTRLPLNIECFMEERDVTGEMQRPQMEQICTETFNRVERTLRGILHNAKLRPEDINSVEIVGGSTRIPAVKNLIEQVFGKQASTTLNQDEAVSRGCALQCAMLSPAVRVREFNVTDAQPYAVRLAWDAARGEDGDMEVFPAFHAAPFSKMLTFYRKEPFSVSAYYSDQVPYPDSFIGQWNIRDVQATAEGESQKVKLKVRVNIHGIVTVASASLVEKKQDSSQNENVEMENSNENAQGTQDAPMETNGGSQEQQQQQQQNGPDNQEVREDEMKGEPQQKQSWTQRVGQWFSGDKSKDKSKKVLVKTIELPIDARTHGYAQHDLNSYMEQEGKMQAQDRQEKERADARNALEEYVYELRGKLSEGEVLHDFVAEDQRQRLVNQLDALEQWLYDEGEDQNRQVYSDKLGELRTEGEPIKQRRLEFELRPGALDDYALAIQLTNKAVDLYRSGDAKYAHLTEADIQKVVDAAKNALAWLENARQALAHAPRHLPPPHTTHQIRQERQTFENTVNPILNKLKPKEKTPPPANPTAGDGQTTDAPSQEQMDVE; this is encoded by the exons ATGGCCGCAATGTCAGTCATAGGTATTGATTTCGGAAATGAATCGTGTTATATTGCTGTTGCAAAAGCAGGTGGCATTGAGACAATAACTAACGATTACAGTCTAAGGGGTACACC ATCATGTGTGGCGTTTTCACCAAAGAACCGAATATTAGGTGTAGCAGCCAAAAACCAAATGGTAACAAACATGAAAAATACTGTGTTTGGTTTTAAAAGACTCTTAGGTAGGAAATATTCGGATCCACATGTGCAAAAAGAGCTTAAACACTTCCCATTCAAGGTTGAACAGCGAACTGATGGTGGAATTGGTATTAGGGTCAACTATCTTGGGGAAGATAATGTATTTAGCCCAGAGCAG attACAGCAATGCTGTTCACAAAATTGAAAGACGTAGCTGCTACTGCACTACAAACTCAGGTTAATGATTGTGTCATATCAGTACCTAGTTACTTTACTAATGCAGAAAGGAATGCTCTATTAGATGCCGCTACAATTGCAG gtCTCAATGTATTACGTCTTATGAATGAGACATCAGCAACTGCACTTGCCTATGGTATTTACAAACAAGATTTACCTGCACCTGAAGAAAAACCTCGAAATGTTGTTTTTGTTGACTTTGGTCACAGTTCCCTTCag GTTGCAGCCTGTGCTTTTAATAAGGGTAAATTAAGGGTGCTGGCCACCTCAACAGACCCCTTCTGTGGTGGTAGAGATATTGACATGGCATTAGCTGAATATTTCTGCCAAGATTTTATGACTAGATATAAACTTGATGCCAGGAAAAATCAAAG AGCTTTCCTTCGGTTGTTGCAAGaagtagaaaaaataaagaaacaaatgtCTGCAAATAGCACTCGTTTGCCTTTGAACATTGAATGCTTTATGGAGGAACGTGATGTTACTGGAGAAATGCAGCGTCCTCAAATGGAACAAATATGTACTGAGACTTTTAATAGAGTGGAAAGGACATTGAGAGGCATATTGCATAATGcta aattgAGACCTGAAGATATAAACTCAGTAGAAATAGTAGGAGGTTCTACAAGGATTCCTGCAGTTAAAAATTTGATTGAACAAGTATTTGGCAAGCAAGCATCAACAACACTGAACCAA GATGAAGCTGTATCACGTGGTTGCGCATTACAATGCGCGATGTTGAGCCCCGCGGTTCGGGTGCGTGAGTTCAACGTCACTGACGCTCAACCCTACGCCGTGCGTCTCGCTTGGGACGCTGCACGAGGGGAAGATGGCGACATGGAA gTTTTTCCAGCATTCCATGCTGCACCGTTTTCAAAGATGCTTACTTTCTATAGAAAAGAGCCATTTTCAGTTAGTGCTTACTACTCCGATCAAGTGCCCTATCCTGATTCTTTTATTG GACAATGGAACATTAGAGATGTTCAAGCAACAGCTGAAGGAGAGTCACAAAAAGTGAAACTCAAAGTACGAGTAAACATTCACGGTATTGTCACGGTTGCTTCTGCATCTTTAGTGGAGAAAAAACAAGATTCTTctcaaaatgaaaatgttgaGATGGAAAATTCCAATGAAAACGCACAGGGCACCCAAGATGCCCCAATGGAGACAAATGGTGGTTCCCAggaacaacaacaacaacaacaacaaaacggGCCTGATAACCAAGAGGTGAGAGAGGACGAAATGAAAGGAGAGCCGCAACAAAAACAATCGTGGACACAGAGAGTAGGACAGTGGTTCAGCGGG GATAAATCGAAAGATAAATCCAAGAAGGTTCTTGTGAAAACGATTGAATTGCCTATCGATGCACGAACACATGGATATGCTCAACATGACCTGAACAGTTACATGGAACAAGAG GGTAAAATGCAAGCCCAAGATCGTCAAGAAAAAGAACGTGCGGACGCCCGTAACGCACTTGAAGAGTATGTTTATGAGCTTCGTGGAAAACTGTCGGAGGGTGAAGTTCTTCATGATTTTGTTGCTGAAGATCAACGTCAACGACTTGTCAACCAACTTGATGCACTGGAACAGTGGCTGTATGATGAAGGAGAGGATCAAAACCGACag GTATACAGTGACAAATTGGGGGAATTGCGAACGGAAGGGGAGCCCATAAAACAACGGCGACTTGAATTTGAACTTCGTCCCGGAGCTCTTGACGATTATGCTCTCGCTATTCAATTAACTAACAAGGCGGTTGATTTGTACAG ATCGGGCGATGCGAAGTACGCGCACTTAACCGAAGCCGACATTCAGAAGGTCGTGGATGCTGCTAAGAACGCGCTGGCGTGGCTGGAGAACGCCCGACAGGCACTGGCCCACGCGCCCCGACACCTGCCTCCGCCACACACCACCCACCAGATACGGCAGGAGAGACAG aCTTTCGAAAATACGGTAAACCCTATTTTGAACAAACTTAAGCCTAAGGAGAAGACTCCACCACCAGCTAATCCCACCGCGGGCGACGGCCAGACAACCGACGCACCATCGCAGGAACAAATGGATGTCGAATGa
- the LOC125077592 gene encoding 97 kDa heat shock protein isoform X3, whose translation MAAMSVIGIDFGNESCYIAVAKAGGIETITNDYSLRGTPSCVAFSPKNRILGVAAKNQMVTNMKNTVFGFKRLLGRKYSDPHVQKELKHFPFKVEQRTDGGIGIRVNYLGEDNVFSPEQITAMLFTKLKDVAATALQTQVNDCVISVPSYFTNAERNALLDAATIAGLNVLRLMNETSATALAYGIYKQDLPAPEEKPRNVVFVDFGHSSLQVAACAFNKGKLRVLATSTDPFCGGRDIDMALAEYFCQDFMTRYKLDARKNQRAFLRLLQEVEKIKKQMSANSTRLPLNIECFMEERDVTGEMQRPQMEQICTETFNRVERTLRGILHNAKLRPEDINSVEIVGGSTRIPAVKNLIEQVFGKQASTTLNQDEAVSRGCALQCAMLSPAVRVREFNVTDAQPYAVRLAWDAARGEDGDMEVFPAFHAAPFSKMLTFYRKEPFSVSAYYSDQVPYPDSFIGQWNIRDVQATAEGESQKVKLKVRVNIHGIVTVASASLVEKKQDSSQNENVEMENSNENAQGTQDAPMETNGGSQEQQQQQQQNGPDNQEENNDDKKDKSKDKSKKVLVKTIELPIDARTHGYAQHDLNSYMEQEGKMQAQDRQEKERADARNALEEYVYELRGKLSEGEVLHDFVAEDQRQRLVNQLDALEQWLYDEGEDQNRQVYSDKLGELRTEGEPIKQRRLEFELRPGALDDYALAIQLTNKAVDLYRSGDAKYAHLTEADIQKVVDAAKNALAWLENARQALAHAPRHLPPPHTTHQIRQERQTFENTVNPILNKLKPKEKTPPPANPTAGDGQTTDAPSQEQMDVE comes from the exons ATGGCCGCAATGTCAGTCATAGGTATTGATTTCGGAAATGAATCGTGTTATATTGCTGTTGCAAAAGCAGGTGGCATTGAGACAATAACTAACGATTACAGTCTAAGGGGTACACC ATCATGTGTGGCGTTTTCACCAAAGAACCGAATATTAGGTGTAGCAGCCAAAAACCAAATGGTAACAAACATGAAAAATACTGTGTTTGGTTTTAAAAGACTCTTAGGTAGGAAATATTCGGATCCACATGTGCAAAAAGAGCTTAAACACTTCCCATTCAAGGTTGAACAGCGAACTGATGGTGGAATTGGTATTAGGGTCAACTATCTTGGGGAAGATAATGTATTTAGCCCAGAGCAG attACAGCAATGCTGTTCACAAAATTGAAAGACGTAGCTGCTACTGCACTACAAACTCAGGTTAATGATTGTGTCATATCAGTACCTAGTTACTTTACTAATGCAGAAAGGAATGCTCTATTAGATGCCGCTACAATTGCAG gtCTCAATGTATTACGTCTTATGAATGAGACATCAGCAACTGCACTTGCCTATGGTATTTACAAACAAGATTTACCTGCACCTGAAGAAAAACCTCGAAATGTTGTTTTTGTTGACTTTGGTCACAGTTCCCTTCag GTTGCAGCCTGTGCTTTTAATAAGGGTAAATTAAGGGTGCTGGCCACCTCAACAGACCCCTTCTGTGGTGGTAGAGATATTGACATGGCATTAGCTGAATATTTCTGCCAAGATTTTATGACTAGATATAAACTTGATGCCAGGAAAAATCAAAG AGCTTTCCTTCGGTTGTTGCAAGaagtagaaaaaataaagaaacaaatgtCTGCAAATAGCACTCGTTTGCCTTTGAACATTGAATGCTTTATGGAGGAACGTGATGTTACTGGAGAAATGCAGCGTCCTCAAATGGAACAAATATGTACTGAGACTTTTAATAGAGTGGAAAGGACATTGAGAGGCATATTGCATAATGcta aattgAGACCTGAAGATATAAACTCAGTAGAAATAGTAGGAGGTTCTACAAGGATTCCTGCAGTTAAAAATTTGATTGAACAAGTATTTGGCAAGCAAGCATCAACAACACTGAACCAA GATGAAGCTGTATCACGTGGTTGCGCATTACAATGCGCGATGTTGAGCCCCGCGGTTCGGGTGCGTGAGTTCAACGTCACTGACGCTCAACCCTACGCCGTGCGTCTCGCTTGGGACGCTGCACGAGGGGAAGATGGCGACATGGAA gTTTTTCCAGCATTCCATGCTGCACCGTTTTCAAAGATGCTTACTTTCTATAGAAAAGAGCCATTTTCAGTTAGTGCTTACTACTCCGATCAAGTGCCCTATCCTGATTCTTTTATTG GACAATGGAACATTAGAGATGTTCAAGCAACAGCTGAAGGAGAGTCACAAAAAGTGAAACTCAAAGTACGAGTAAACATTCACGGTATTGTCACGGTTGCTTCTGCATCTTTAGTGGAGAAAAAACAAGATTCTTctcaaaatgaaaatgttgaGATGGAAAATTCCAATGAAAACGCACAGGGCACCCAAGATGCCCCAATGGAGACAAATGGTGGTTCCCAggaacaacaacaacaacaacaacaaaacggGCCTGATAACCAAGAG gaaaacAATGATGACAAAAAGGATAAATCGAAAGATAAATCCAAGAAGGTTCTTGTGAAAACGATTGAATTGCCTATCGATGCACGAACACATGGATATGCTCAACATGACCTGAACAGTTACATGGAACAAGAG GGTAAAATGCAAGCCCAAGATCGTCAAGAAAAAGAACGTGCGGACGCCCGTAACGCACTTGAAGAGTATGTTTATGAGCTTCGTGGAAAACTGTCGGAGGGTGAAGTTCTTCATGATTTTGTTGCTGAAGATCAACGTCAACGACTTGTCAACCAACTTGATGCACTGGAACAGTGGCTGTATGATGAAGGAGAGGATCAAAACCGACag GTATACAGTGACAAATTGGGGGAATTGCGAACGGAAGGGGAGCCCATAAAACAACGGCGACTTGAATTTGAACTTCGTCCCGGAGCTCTTGACGATTATGCTCTCGCTATTCAATTAACTAACAAGGCGGTTGATTTGTACAG ATCGGGCGATGCGAAGTACGCGCACTTAACCGAAGCCGACATTCAGAAGGTCGTGGATGCTGCTAAGAACGCGCTGGCGTGGCTGGAGAACGCCCGACAGGCACTGGCCCACGCGCCCCGACACCTGCCTCCGCCACACACCACCCACCAGATACGGCAGGAGAGACAG aCTTTCGAAAATACGGTAAACCCTATTTTGAACAAACTTAAGCCTAAGGAGAAGACTCCACCACCAGCTAATCCCACCGCGGGCGACGGCCAGACAACCGACGCACCATCGCAGGAACAAATGGATGTCGAATGa
- the LOC125077592 gene encoding 97 kDa heat shock protein isoform X1 has product MAAMSVIGIDFGNESCYIAVAKAGGIETITNDYSLRGTPSCVAFSPKNRILGVAAKNQMVTNMKNTVFGFKRLLGRKYSDPHVQKELKHFPFKVEQRTDGGIGIRVNYLGEDNVFSPEQITAMLFTKLKDVAATALQTQVNDCVISVPSYFTNAERNALLDAATIAGLNVLRLMNETSATALAYGIYKQDLPAPEEKPRNVVFVDFGHSSLQVAACAFNKGKLRVLATSTDPFCGGRDIDMALAEYFCQDFMTRYKLDARKNQRAFLRLLQEVEKIKKQMSANSTRLPLNIECFMEERDVTGEMQRPQMEQICTETFNRVERTLRGILHNAKLRPEDINSVEIVGGSTRIPAVKNLIEQVFGKQASTTLNQDEAVSRGCALQCAMLSPAVRVREFNVTDAQPYAVRLAWDAARGEDGDMEVFPAFHAAPFSKMLTFYRKEPFSVSAYYSDQVPYPDSFIGQWNIRDVQATAEGESQKVKLKVRVNIHGIVTVASASLVEKKQDSSQNENVEMENSNENAQGTQDAPMETNGGSQEQQQQQQQNGPDNQEVREDEMKGEPQQKQSWTQRVGQWFSGENNDDKKDKSKDKSKKVLVKTIELPIDARTHGYAQHDLNSYMEQEGKMQAQDRQEKERADARNALEEYVYELRGKLSEGEVLHDFVAEDQRQRLVNQLDALEQWLYDEGEDQNRQVYSDKLGELRTEGEPIKQRRLEFELRPGALDDYALAIQLTNKAVDLYRSGDAKYAHLTEADIQKVVDAAKNALAWLENARQALAHAPRHLPPPHTTHQIRQERQTFENTVNPILNKLKPKEKTPPPANPTAGDGQTTDAPSQEQMDVE; this is encoded by the exons ATGGCCGCAATGTCAGTCATAGGTATTGATTTCGGAAATGAATCGTGTTATATTGCTGTTGCAAAAGCAGGTGGCATTGAGACAATAACTAACGATTACAGTCTAAGGGGTACACC ATCATGTGTGGCGTTTTCACCAAAGAACCGAATATTAGGTGTAGCAGCCAAAAACCAAATGGTAACAAACATGAAAAATACTGTGTTTGGTTTTAAAAGACTCTTAGGTAGGAAATATTCGGATCCACATGTGCAAAAAGAGCTTAAACACTTCCCATTCAAGGTTGAACAGCGAACTGATGGTGGAATTGGTATTAGGGTCAACTATCTTGGGGAAGATAATGTATTTAGCCCAGAGCAG attACAGCAATGCTGTTCACAAAATTGAAAGACGTAGCTGCTACTGCACTACAAACTCAGGTTAATGATTGTGTCATATCAGTACCTAGTTACTTTACTAATGCAGAAAGGAATGCTCTATTAGATGCCGCTACAATTGCAG gtCTCAATGTATTACGTCTTATGAATGAGACATCAGCAACTGCACTTGCCTATGGTATTTACAAACAAGATTTACCTGCACCTGAAGAAAAACCTCGAAATGTTGTTTTTGTTGACTTTGGTCACAGTTCCCTTCag GTTGCAGCCTGTGCTTTTAATAAGGGTAAATTAAGGGTGCTGGCCACCTCAACAGACCCCTTCTGTGGTGGTAGAGATATTGACATGGCATTAGCTGAATATTTCTGCCAAGATTTTATGACTAGATATAAACTTGATGCCAGGAAAAATCAAAG AGCTTTCCTTCGGTTGTTGCAAGaagtagaaaaaataaagaaacaaatgtCTGCAAATAGCACTCGTTTGCCTTTGAACATTGAATGCTTTATGGAGGAACGTGATGTTACTGGAGAAATGCAGCGTCCTCAAATGGAACAAATATGTACTGAGACTTTTAATAGAGTGGAAAGGACATTGAGAGGCATATTGCATAATGcta aattgAGACCTGAAGATATAAACTCAGTAGAAATAGTAGGAGGTTCTACAAGGATTCCTGCAGTTAAAAATTTGATTGAACAAGTATTTGGCAAGCAAGCATCAACAACACTGAACCAA GATGAAGCTGTATCACGTGGTTGCGCATTACAATGCGCGATGTTGAGCCCCGCGGTTCGGGTGCGTGAGTTCAACGTCACTGACGCTCAACCCTACGCCGTGCGTCTCGCTTGGGACGCTGCACGAGGGGAAGATGGCGACATGGAA gTTTTTCCAGCATTCCATGCTGCACCGTTTTCAAAGATGCTTACTTTCTATAGAAAAGAGCCATTTTCAGTTAGTGCTTACTACTCCGATCAAGTGCCCTATCCTGATTCTTTTATTG GACAATGGAACATTAGAGATGTTCAAGCAACAGCTGAAGGAGAGTCACAAAAAGTGAAACTCAAAGTACGAGTAAACATTCACGGTATTGTCACGGTTGCTTCTGCATCTTTAGTGGAGAAAAAACAAGATTCTTctcaaaatgaaaatgttgaGATGGAAAATTCCAATGAAAACGCACAGGGCACCCAAGATGCCCCAATGGAGACAAATGGTGGTTCCCAggaacaacaacaacaacaacaacaaaacggGCCTGATAACCAAGAGGTGAGAGAGGACGAAATGAAAGGAGAGCCGCAACAAAAACAATCGTGGACACAGAGAGTAGGACAGTGGTTCAGCGGG gaaaacAATGATGACAAAAAGGATAAATCGAAAGATAAATCCAAGAAGGTTCTTGTGAAAACGATTGAATTGCCTATCGATGCACGAACACATGGATATGCTCAACATGACCTGAACAGTTACATGGAACAAGAG GGTAAAATGCAAGCCCAAGATCGTCAAGAAAAAGAACGTGCGGACGCCCGTAACGCACTTGAAGAGTATGTTTATGAGCTTCGTGGAAAACTGTCGGAGGGTGAAGTTCTTCATGATTTTGTTGCTGAAGATCAACGTCAACGACTTGTCAACCAACTTGATGCACTGGAACAGTGGCTGTATGATGAAGGAGAGGATCAAAACCGACag GTATACAGTGACAAATTGGGGGAATTGCGAACGGAAGGGGAGCCCATAAAACAACGGCGACTTGAATTTGAACTTCGTCCCGGAGCTCTTGACGATTATGCTCTCGCTATTCAATTAACTAACAAGGCGGTTGATTTGTACAG ATCGGGCGATGCGAAGTACGCGCACTTAACCGAAGCCGACATTCAGAAGGTCGTGGATGCTGCTAAGAACGCGCTGGCGTGGCTGGAGAACGCCCGACAGGCACTGGCCCACGCGCCCCGACACCTGCCTCCGCCACACACCACCCACCAGATACGGCAGGAGAGACAG aCTTTCGAAAATACGGTAAACCCTATTTTGAACAAACTTAAGCCTAAGGAGAAGACTCCACCACCAGCTAATCCCACCGCGGGCGACGGCCAGACAACCGACGCACCATCGCAGGAACAAATGGATGTCGAATGa